One window of Legionella pneumophila subsp. pneumophila str. Philadelphia 1 genomic DNA carries:
- the mfd gene encoding transcription-repair coupling factor, which produces MNTKTLLYQPTKNKQIWGQLYGSSLALALAEYCQQTPGIKLLITQDNLCASQLQDELQFFLNPNQNTQELLFFPDWETLPYDQFSPHQDIISERLYTLSRVQQITNGIIISSASTLMHRLSPPEFLNQYALMLKEGQKLDLNSFRNQLQQAGYHCVNKVLEHGEYALRGSIIDVYPMGSGLPFRIELFDDEIESLREFDPETQRTIEKINQIHLLPAREFPLNEQSQLHFRRAFRESFPGNPSHCPIYEAISNNQFPSGIEYYLPLFFDKTVTFFDYLPANAKICLIEEIQENAERFWRELNERYEQRRHDVSRPILPPDNCFINPTELLTKANHYEQVRLYHKPSEKKGALNFNIAKAPQLPIDRKNIEPLRQLSEYCSDPTRRYLIVVESAGRREVLLDLLKSSHIIPKTQNSWLDFIYDESPINITTGPLIYGCELTDKQIVIIVESQLFGEQSTPQRRSTQKSVDPDLIIRDMAELRLGAPVVHLQFGVGRYQGLQYIDSNGTPSEFLVLAYAGDDKIYVPVTSLHMISRYTGVDSEHAPLHKLGSEQWQKEKKKAAEKIHDVAIELLDLYAKREAQPGHQYDFNQSEYIKFASGFPFTETPDQLQAIEQIIKDMQSPRPMDRLICGDVGFGKTEVAMRAAFVAVQNGKQVCILAPTTLLAGQHFESFRDRFADFPVNIELLSRFRSNKESEAVLAALQSGKVDIVIGTHKLFQNNISFKNLGLLIIDEEHRFGVKQKEHIKSLRTHVDILSMTATPIPRTLNMAMAGIRDISLIATPPAKRLAIKTFWQEKNDLTIREAILREILRGGQVFYLHNNVQTIERVCQDLEALVPEAKIQSAHGQMRERQLERIMSDFYHHRFNVLVCTTIIETGIDIPTANTIIIDRADKFGLAQLHQLRGRVGRSHHQAYAYLLTPNEKLLTPDAVKRLEAIVSLEDLGAGFTLATHDLEIRGAGELLGEEQSGNMHAIGFNLFMEMLDRAVNDLKAGKTPELSAPMHQGPEIDLRISAIIPEDYIGDIHNRLIMYKRIANAKTTQQLRELQIELIDRFGLLPQPVKHLFLITELKLKAEQLGIQKISASAQQGKLDFSEKPSIDPGTLISLIQVHAKRYQMEGPQRLRFTLDSTSAEERIFEISSLLNKLSPHSQTID; this is translated from the coding sequence ATGAATACAAAAACGCTACTTTACCAACCCACAAAAAATAAACAAATATGGGGGCAACTCTATGGTAGCAGTCTGGCACTTGCTTTAGCTGAATATTGCCAACAAACACCCGGGATCAAATTACTTATTACGCAAGACAACCTATGCGCCAGTCAGTTGCAGGATGAACTACAATTTTTTCTAAACCCGAACCAAAATACCCAGGAGTTATTATTTTTTCCCGACTGGGAAACCTTGCCTTATGATCAATTCTCTCCTCATCAAGATATTATTTCAGAAAGACTCTACACCTTAAGCAGAGTTCAACAAATTACCAATGGAATCATCATTTCTTCAGCCAGCACTTTAATGCACAGGCTTTCTCCGCCAGAGTTTTTAAATCAATACGCTTTAATGCTTAAAGAGGGGCAAAAGCTTGATCTGAACTCGTTCAGGAATCAGTTGCAACAAGCTGGATACCATTGTGTTAATAAAGTGCTTGAACATGGTGAATACGCACTACGTGGATCTATTATTGACGTATATCCGATGGGTAGTGGTTTACCTTTCCGTATCGAGCTATTTGATGATGAAATTGAAAGTCTCAGAGAATTTGATCCGGAAACACAACGCACAATAGAAAAAATCAATCAAATCCATTTGTTACCTGCTCGTGAATTTCCATTAAATGAACAAAGCCAATTACACTTCCGACGAGCTTTCAGAGAGTCTTTTCCTGGAAATCCCAGCCATTGCCCAATATACGAAGCAATTAGTAACAATCAATTTCCATCTGGCATAGAATATTATCTGCCCTTGTTTTTTGATAAAACCGTTACCTTTTTTGATTATCTGCCAGCCAATGCCAAAATTTGTTTAATTGAAGAAATCCAGGAGAATGCTGAGAGATTCTGGCGAGAATTAAATGAACGCTATGAACAAAGGCGTCATGATGTCAGCCGCCCTATTTTACCCCCAGATAATTGCTTTATTAATCCCACCGAGTTATTAACTAAAGCAAACCATTATGAACAAGTACGCCTGTATCACAAACCTTCCGAAAAAAAAGGAGCCTTAAATTTCAACATTGCCAAAGCTCCACAACTACCCATTGACAGGAAAAATATTGAGCCACTCCGCCAATTAAGTGAGTATTGTTCTGATCCAACTCGACGCTATCTTATTGTTGTTGAAAGCGCAGGGCGTCGCGAAGTGTTACTGGATCTGCTTAAATCAAGCCATATCATTCCAAAAACACAGAACTCATGGTTAGACTTCATTTACGATGAATCCCCCATCAATATAACTACTGGCCCATTGATTTATGGCTGTGAATTAACCGACAAACAAATTGTGATCATCGTTGAGTCGCAATTATTTGGTGAGCAAAGCACACCTCAACGCCGAAGCACTCAAAAATCAGTTGACCCTGACTTAATCATACGAGATATGGCCGAACTTCGATTGGGCGCTCCTGTTGTACATCTTCAATTTGGAGTAGGTCGCTATCAAGGTTTGCAATACATTGACTCCAATGGTACCCCCAGTGAGTTCCTTGTCCTTGCTTACGCAGGGGATGACAAAATCTATGTGCCAGTCACTTCTCTGCATATGATAAGCCGGTATACTGGTGTGGACAGTGAACACGCCCCTTTGCATAAACTGGGTTCTGAACAATGGCAAAAGGAAAAAAAGAAAGCGGCCGAGAAGATTCATGATGTTGCAATTGAATTATTGGATCTCTATGCTAAAAGAGAAGCCCAGCCAGGGCACCAATACGATTTCAATCAATCCGAATATATAAAATTCGCCAGTGGCTTCCCCTTTACAGAAACACCAGATCAACTTCAAGCTATTGAACAAATTATTAAGGACATGCAATCACCAAGACCGATGGATCGCCTAATCTGTGGTGATGTAGGATTTGGCAAAACAGAAGTCGCCATGCGTGCTGCATTCGTAGCTGTACAAAATGGAAAACAAGTCTGTATCCTTGCTCCAACTACCTTGCTTGCAGGACAACATTTTGAGTCATTTCGCGATAGATTTGCAGATTTTCCTGTTAATATTGAATTATTATCCCGCTTTCGCAGTAATAAAGAGTCCGAAGCAGTCCTTGCCGCATTGCAATCAGGTAAAGTAGATATTGTAATTGGAACCCATAAATTATTCCAAAATAATATTTCTTTCAAAAACCTGGGATTACTGATTATTGATGAAGAACATCGATTTGGAGTGAAACAAAAGGAACATATTAAATCGCTTCGAACTCATGTTGATATTTTATCCATGACTGCTACTCCAATTCCCAGAACATTGAACATGGCAATGGCAGGAATCAGAGATATTTCACTTATTGCAACACCGCCTGCCAAGCGTTTGGCAATTAAAACATTTTGGCAAGAAAAAAATGATCTCACCATACGAGAAGCGATATTGCGTGAAATATTAAGGGGAGGGCAGGTATTTTACCTGCATAACAATGTACAAACTATAGAAAGAGTTTGCCAGGATCTGGAAGCTTTAGTGCCCGAGGCAAAAATTCAAAGCGCACATGGGCAAATGCGAGAAAGGCAATTAGAGCGCATCATGTCTGATTTTTATCATCACCGATTTAATGTCCTGGTTTGCACAACCATCATTGAAACAGGGATCGATATTCCAACCGCCAATACGATTATTATCGATCGTGCCGATAAATTTGGATTAGCCCAGCTGCATCAATTACGTGGTCGTGTTGGACGCTCTCATCATCAAGCCTACGCTTACTTATTAACTCCCAATGAAAAACTGTTAACGCCAGATGCAGTGAAACGTCTCGAAGCCATTGTGTCTTTAGAAGATTTGGGAGCAGGATTCACCTTGGCAACACACGATCTGGAAATTCGTGGAGCAGGTGAACTCCTTGGTGAAGAACAAAGTGGTAATATGCATGCCATAGGATTTAATTTATTTATGGAAATGCTTGACCGTGCCGTTAACGATTTAAAGGCAGGCAAAACTCCTGAATTGTCAGCACCCATGCATCAAGGACCTGAAATTGACTTGAGAATTAGCGCGATTATCCCCGAAGATTACATAGGTGATATACACAATAGACTCATCATGTATAAAAGAATTGCTAATGCAAAAACTACCCAACAACTTAGAGAACTACAAATAGAACTGATAGACCGGTTTGGTTTACTCCCGCAACCAGTCAAACATCTGTTTTTGATTACTGAATTAAAGTTAAAAGCGGAACAGCTCGGCATTCAAAAAATCAGTGCCAGTGCTCAACAAGGTAAATTGGATTTTAGTGAAAAACCATCGATTGACCCTGGAACCCTGATTAGCTTAATACAAGTACATGCCAAACGCTATCAAATGGAAGGACCGCAACGTCTGCGCTTTACTTTAGACAGCACGTCAGCAGAGGAACGAATATTTGAAATCAGTTCTTTATTAAATAAACTGTCTCCTCATTCCCAAACGATTGACTGA
- the ligA gene encoding NAD-dependent DNA ligase LigA, giving the protein MNDQGIKESIETLKEQIRKYDYHYYVLDEPLVPDAEYDRCFKALQQYEEQYPQFLSPDSPTQRVSGTPSDAFMPVAHKQPMLSLSNVFTTDELKAFIKRAIEKLDEPNQQLVFACEPKLDGLAVNMTYEGGILTHAATRGDGAVGENITANIKTIASVPLRLRVSNPPKLIEVRGEVYIPKADFEAYNARARELGEKTFANPRNAAAGSLRQLNPEISASRPLAIYCYGIGACEDYKLPNSHLEQLNLLKEFGFRVSPETRRAVGVEGCLDYYQYMLAKRNQLPFEIDGVVYKIDSISLQQQLGYVSRAPRFACAHKFPATEEMTRLIAVDFQVGRTGAVTPVARLEPVSVGGVTVSNATLHNFDEITRKDIRIGDTVIIRRAGDVIPEVVSVILEKRPANARMIELPKNCPVCGSEVVREADEAIARCVGGLYCKAQLKRMMWHFASRKAMYIEGLGSVLIDQLVDEGIVHHLADLYELDLQTLANLPRMGEKSAKNLLSALEKSKKTTFNRFLYALGIREIGEAGARVLAEHYCDVESLKAATIEELMTLNDIGPVAASHIVHFFAQAHNLEVIDRLLELGIHWPKPEKIQVNQQNPFFGKTVVLTGTLSTMGREEAKAKLLALGAKVSGSVSSKTDYVVAGSEAGSKLIKATELGVAIIEEDEFLKWVNS; this is encoded by the coding sequence ATGAATGATCAAGGAATTAAGGAATCGATAGAAACGCTTAAAGAGCAAATAAGAAAATACGATTATCACTATTATGTTTTAGATGAACCTTTGGTTCCCGACGCGGAATATGATCGATGTTTCAAGGCATTGCAACAGTATGAAGAGCAATATCCGCAATTTTTATCGCCAGATTCTCCTACACAGAGAGTGAGCGGTACTCCTTCAGATGCTTTTATGCCGGTAGCCCATAAGCAACCCATGTTGTCTTTGTCCAATGTGTTTACTACCGATGAATTAAAAGCATTCATTAAGCGAGCAATTGAGAAACTGGATGAACCAAATCAACAACTGGTATTTGCTTGCGAACCAAAGCTTGATGGGTTGGCTGTTAACATGACTTATGAGGGCGGGATCTTGACTCATGCCGCAACTCGTGGCGATGGTGCTGTAGGAGAAAACATCACAGCAAATATTAAGACTATTGCTTCAGTTCCATTAAGGCTAAGGGTTAGTAACCCTCCAAAATTGATCGAAGTGCGGGGTGAAGTCTATATCCCCAAAGCCGATTTTGAAGCTTACAACGCAAGGGCTAGAGAGCTCGGTGAAAAAACTTTTGCTAATCCGCGAAATGCTGCTGCAGGCAGTTTAAGGCAATTAAATCCTGAAATTTCTGCCAGTCGTCCACTTGCTATTTATTGTTATGGTATAGGGGCTTGTGAGGATTATAAGTTACCTAACAGTCATTTGGAGCAATTGAATTTATTAAAAGAGTTTGGATTTAGAGTGTCTCCAGAAACGAGGAGGGCGGTTGGAGTAGAAGGCTGTTTAGATTATTACCAGTATATGTTAGCGAAACGGAATCAATTGCCATTTGAAATCGATGGGGTTGTTTATAAGATTGACAGTATCTCCTTGCAACAGCAATTAGGTTATGTTTCTCGTGCCCCAAGATTTGCTTGTGCCCATAAATTTCCCGCTACAGAAGAAATGACTCGTCTGATAGCCGTGGATTTCCAGGTAGGTAGAACGGGCGCTGTGACACCGGTTGCACGTTTGGAGCCAGTTAGTGTTGGTGGTGTTACTGTGAGTAATGCGACTTTGCATAATTTTGATGAAATTACCCGAAAAGACATTCGTATTGGTGATACAGTTATTATTCGCCGTGCCGGTGACGTGATCCCTGAAGTGGTTTCTGTGATTTTGGAAAAGCGTCCCGCTAATGCCAGAATGATTGAGCTTCCTAAAAATTGCCCTGTTTGTGGTTCTGAAGTCGTAAGGGAAGCCGATGAAGCAATTGCTCGTTGTGTCGGCGGTTTATATTGTAAAGCACAATTAAAAAGGATGATGTGGCATTTTGCTTCTCGAAAAGCAATGTATATTGAAGGACTTGGCAGTGTTTTAATTGACCAGTTAGTTGATGAGGGTATTGTCCATCATTTGGCGGATCTTTATGAACTCGATTTGCAGACTTTAGCTAACCTGCCAAGGATGGGGGAGAAATCTGCAAAAAACCTATTATCCGCTTTGGAAAAAAGTAAAAAAACGACTTTCAATCGCTTTCTTTATGCTTTGGGGATCAGAGAAATCGGTGAAGCCGGCGCAAGGGTTTTAGCGGAGCACTACTGCGATGTAGAGAGCTTGAAAGCGGCAACGATTGAGGAATTAATGACTCTGAATGACATAGGTCCAGTAGCGGCTTCTCATATAGTCCATTTCTTTGCCCAAGCGCATAATCTTGAAGTGATTGACCGTCTTCTCGAGTTGGGTATTCATTGGCCAAAGCCCGAAAAAATACAGGTTAATCAGCAAAATCCATTTTTTGGTAAAACAGTAGTTTTAACTGGAACTCTGAGTACCATGGGGAGGGAAGAGGCAAAGGCAAAATTATTAGCCTTGGGAGCAAAAGTAAGTGGAAGTGTGTCTTCCAAAACGGATTATGTAGTAGCAGGAAGTGAAGCCGGTTCAAAGCTGATTAAAGCGACAGAACTGGGAGTAGCGATTATAGAGGAAGACGAGTTTTTAAAATGGGTTAATTCATGA
- a CDS encoding DUF4785 domain-containing protein, whose protein sequence is MKTAHLIWISAFCIAQAHAFTLPRQPTKAYECENCSQLSRENLHDKWEITNEPLNNNISNVRRSYGYKERISLEQLQRGVIISTLAPGAVVRITPLQNKSIPELLIKTPKNQLLPLKEASSLYNQDDEVGNNPLAITKHQAMLQIKPELGYGKFILKSKDITNKYADAYMISVLDKFSITYLEVETDSLHYQYGDKLKATISLHNDITEYDVNDVDARLVGPKGQVISLNLTKLKSNVFEGTATLDSELNDRGENWYLETDVQTEYGQEIIRRSGHTAFSYSIPSASLMNVKKLSSKPLTFVVTVDVATASRYALQSVLFQKNGKGEARPIQTSQRAQWLEPGKHVLQFTFDNHNQLSDDNLYLGYLRLIDYGQLKTVYQYNQPVKLSQLVD, encoded by the coding sequence ATGAAAACTGCCCATCTTATATGGATATCCGCATTTTGTATTGCCCAAGCTCATGCGTTTACATTACCAAGACAGCCAACCAAAGCTTATGAATGTGAGAATTGCAGCCAATTATCACGAGAAAACCTGCACGATAAATGGGAAATTACCAATGAACCATTAAACAACAACATCAGTAATGTTCGTAGAAGTTATGGTTACAAAGAACGTATTTCTCTGGAACAATTACAACGCGGAGTTATTATATCAACATTGGCTCCTGGCGCTGTCGTTCGCATTACCCCTTTGCAAAATAAATCCATCCCGGAATTACTTATCAAAACGCCAAAAAACCAACTCCTGCCCCTGAAAGAAGCCTCTTCTCTCTATAATCAGGATGACGAGGTTGGCAATAATCCTTTAGCCATTACAAAACACCAGGCTATGTTACAAATAAAACCTGAACTGGGGTACGGAAAATTTATACTAAAAAGCAAGGACATTACTAACAAATATGCCGATGCTTATATGATTAGTGTCCTTGATAAATTTTCCATCACTTACCTGGAGGTTGAAACCGATTCTCTCCATTACCAGTATGGGGATAAGCTAAAAGCGACCATATCGCTTCACAATGATATCACTGAGTATGACGTCAATGACGTTGATGCTCGACTTGTAGGCCCTAAAGGTCAAGTCATTTCGCTTAATCTGACCAAGTTAAAATCCAATGTATTTGAAGGAACTGCCACTTTGGATTCTGAGTTAAATGATCGCGGCGAAAACTGGTACTTAGAAACTGATGTTCAAACAGAATACGGGCAAGAAATCATTAGACGATCTGGCCATACAGCCTTTTCATACTCCATTCCCTCAGCCAGTCTTATGAATGTAAAAAAATTGTCCTCTAAACCTTTGACTTTTGTTGTCACTGTAGATGTTGCAACTGCAAGCCGATACGCTTTACAAAGTGTGTTGTTCCAAAAAAATGGAAAGGGTGAAGCCAGGCCTATTCAGACCTCGCAAAGAGCGCAGTGGCTTGAACCCGGTAAGCATGTTTTGCAATTTACCTTTGACAATCACAATCAATTATCGGACGATAACCTCTATCTGGGTTATTTACGCTTGATAGACTATGGGCAGTTAAAAACTGTGTATCAATACAACCAACCTGTCAAGCTTAGTCAGTTAGTGGATTAA
- a CDS encoding ABC transporter substrate-binding protein yields the protein MLFLMPCCVNLAYGSSWVFNNPYPESEANENIYYSSFNEQPKTLDPARSYSSNEYLFIAQIYEPLLEYDYYKRPYELIPLTATQLPKIRYLDANGNPVPAGDNSKPAYSVYTIQIKKGILYQPHPALAQKKDGSYRYHHLPEDYLEEHDIGKLSDFKYTGTRELIIDDYIYQIKRLANPAVSSPIYGLMSYYILGFKEYGDSLPKGLANKNSFIDLRKYPLKGVKKLDDYTFEITLKGQYTQFLFWLAMPFFAPVPWEADLFYSQKDMDDKNLSFGWYPIGTGPFMLTENNPNRSMILEKNPNFREVYFPVNGSDADRRAGYLTNLGRRLPLIDKAVYTLEKESIPRWNKFLQGYYDMSGISADSFDQAIHINRFGEPILSQEMKDKKIYLRQTLEPSIYYTGFNMLDSVVGGNSKRARKLRQAISIAVNFDENIAIFFNGRGIPAQGPIPPGIFGYKEGKEGINPYVYQWVNNARKRKSLKDAQKLMVEAGYPRGIDPKTGKHLILHYDVMTTGGPDDKARLDWMRKQFANIGIDLNIRATLYNRFQEKMRIGHAQIFSWGWNADYPDPENFLFLLYGKNGKVKYGGENASNYENPEFDRLFNLMKNRPNDLQRQKLIDKMLAIVRYDAPWVWGMHSEDFILSQDWVSNIKSNTISLNTLKYVSVNVPERNQLRRSWNQPVFWPLGVLFGLLIALVIPLLITYLKKEKQPAERVKLK from the coding sequence ATGTTATTTTTAATGCCTTGCTGTGTCAATTTGGCTTATGGCAGTTCTTGGGTATTCAATAATCCTTACCCAGAGAGCGAGGCCAATGAAAATATTTATTATTCTTCTTTTAATGAACAGCCAAAAACTCTGGATCCGGCACGTTCCTATTCTTCCAATGAATATCTTTTCATAGCCCAGATCTACGAGCCACTGCTGGAATATGATTACTATAAAAGACCCTATGAATTAATCCCCTTAACGGCTACCCAGTTACCTAAGATTCGATATTTGGATGCTAATGGAAATCCTGTTCCGGCAGGAGATAACTCAAAACCGGCATACAGTGTCTATACCATTCAGATAAAAAAAGGAATTTTATATCAACCTCATCCTGCTTTGGCTCAGAAGAAAGATGGCTCTTATCGATATCATCACTTACCAGAAGATTATTTGGAAGAGCATGATATTGGCAAGTTATCAGATTTTAAATACACCGGTACAAGGGAGCTGATCATTGATGATTACATTTATCAAATTAAAAGATTGGCAAACCCTGCTGTGAGTTCTCCGATATATGGATTGATGAGCTATTATATTCTGGGCTTCAAGGAGTATGGAGATAGTCTTCCTAAAGGATTGGCCAATAAAAATTCTTTTATTGATTTACGTAAGTATCCTTTGAAGGGGGTTAAAAAATTAGACGATTATACCTTTGAGATTACATTAAAGGGACAATATACACAATTTTTGTTTTGGTTAGCCATGCCCTTTTTTGCTCCGGTTCCTTGGGAAGCGGACTTATTTTATTCCCAAAAAGATATGGATGATAAGAACTTATCTTTTGGCTGGTATCCTATAGGTACAGGGCCTTTTATGCTGACTGAAAATAATCCCAATAGAAGCATGATATTGGAGAAAAATCCTAATTTCAGAGAAGTGTATTTTCCTGTCAATGGTTCAGATGCCGATAGACGGGCAGGTTATTTAACCAATCTGGGAAGGCGCTTGCCCTTAATTGATAAAGCCGTTTATACCCTTGAAAAGGAATCCATACCTCGATGGAATAAATTCTTGCAAGGCTACTATGATATGTCGGGGATAAGTGCTGACAGTTTTGATCAGGCTATTCATATTAATCGCTTTGGAGAACCTATCCTTAGCCAGGAAATGAAAGATAAAAAAATATATTTAAGACAAACCCTGGAACCGTCTATCTATTATACTGGCTTTAATATGCTTGACAGCGTTGTTGGGGGCAATAGCAAAAGAGCACGAAAATTACGCCAGGCAATTTCTATTGCGGTGAATTTTGATGAAAATATTGCCATATTTTTTAATGGCCGAGGTATTCCGGCGCAAGGCCCTATTCCACCTGGTATCTTTGGGTACAAGGAAGGAAAAGAGGGTATTAATCCCTATGTTTATCAATGGGTGAATAATGCGAGGAAACGCAAATCCTTAAAGGACGCGCAGAAGTTAATGGTTGAGGCAGGATATCCGAGAGGGATAGATCCGAAAACTGGGAAACACCTGATTCTTCATTATGATGTCATGACGACAGGTGGACCTGATGATAAAGCAAGGCTTGACTGGATGCGAAAGCAATTTGCAAATATAGGGATAGATTTGAATATTAGGGCGACTCTTTACAATCGTTTCCAGGAAAAGATGCGGATAGGTCATGCTCAAATATTTAGTTGGGGCTGGAATGCCGATTATCCTGATCCCGAAAATTTTTTATTTTTGCTTTATGGGAAAAATGGAAAAGTGAAGTATGGTGGTGAAAATGCATCAAATTATGAAAATCCTGAATTTGATAGATTGTTTAATTTGATGAAAAATCGCCCTAACGATCTACAAAGACAAAAACTGATTGATAAGATGTTAGCGATTGTCCGGTATGATGCTCCATGGGTATGGGGCATGCATTCTGAAGACTTTATTTTATCGCAAGATTGGGTATCTAATATAAAATCCAATACGATTTCTCTCAATACTCTAAAATATGTTTCTGTTAATGTACCTGAACGTAACCAACTGCGAAGATCCTGGAATCAACCGGTATTTTGGCCTTTAGGTGTGCTGTTTGGCCTATTGATTGCTCTGGTAATCCCTTTATTGATTACTTATTTAAAGAAAGAAAAACAGCCGGCAGAAAGAGTAAAATTAAAATGA
- a CDS encoding DNA recombination protein RmuC — protein MALFSSVTLFEGIALAIALQFLLLFWVLIKQAQQKKLTEQLGERIQQALISQLHQLHIDLSQSYQTSQQFINEKIAQGQLATQQLISDAIQRQMADVREQMTHSFKHHASSLTSHLQLLTEEIRNHLNTLTQQVNHKLTEGFEKTSSTFIDVVKRLTIIDEAQKKITELSSHVVSLQDVLVDKKARGAFGEVQLSTLISNMLPSASYQMQYTLSNQKRADCVLFLPEPTGNIVIDAKFPLETYQRLINSDALSTDRKSLQQQFRQDIQKHIKDIAEKYIVPNETTDGAMMFIPAESIFAEIHANYPDLIAMSQKLKVWLVSPSTLMAVLTTARAVLKDDATRKQVHIIQKHLQALANDFQRFEKRMDKLSKHIDLAHQDVNEVNTSAKKITSRFQKIESVDIELDEHEVTQLELVESESI, from the coding sequence ATGGCATTATTTTCTTCTGTCACTTTGTTTGAGGGCATAGCGTTGGCTATTGCCCTTCAATTCTTATTGCTTTTCTGGGTTTTGATAAAACAAGCACAGCAAAAAAAACTGACCGAACAACTTGGTGAAAGAATACAACAGGCACTTATCTCTCAACTTCACCAGTTACATATTGATTTAAGCCAATCATATCAAACGAGCCAACAATTTATTAATGAAAAGATAGCTCAAGGACAACTGGCTACACAACAGCTCATTAGTGATGCCATACAAAGACAAATGGCCGATGTCAGAGAGCAAATGACTCATAGCTTCAAACATCATGCGAGCTCACTCACTTCTCACTTACAATTACTAACTGAGGAAATTCGTAATCATTTAAACACACTAACTCAGCAGGTTAATCACAAATTGACCGAAGGTTTTGAGAAAACTTCGTCTACTTTTATTGACGTGGTAAAGCGATTGACCATCATTGATGAGGCACAAAAGAAAATCACCGAACTCTCCAGTCATGTTGTCAGCCTTCAGGACGTATTAGTGGACAAAAAAGCTCGCGGTGCTTTTGGTGAAGTTCAATTATCAACACTCATCAGCAATATGCTTCCCAGCGCAAGTTATCAAATGCAATATACCCTCAGTAATCAAAAACGGGCTGACTGTGTTTTGTTCTTACCCGAGCCCACTGGAAATATTGTCATAGACGCCAAATTTCCCCTGGAAACTTATCAACGATTAATCAACAGTGATGCCTTATCCACTGATCGTAAGTCATTACAACAACAATTTCGCCAAGACATTCAAAAGCATATTAAGGACATCGCTGAAAAATATATCGTGCCCAATGAAACAACAGATGGCGCCATGATGTTTATTCCTGCAGAATCTATATTTGCTGAGATTCATGCAAACTATCCTGATTTAATTGCCATGTCTCAAAAGCTAAAAGTCTGGCTGGTATCGCCTAGCACATTAATGGCTGTACTGACTACAGCAAGGGCAGTACTTAAAGATGATGCAACTCGCAAACAAGTACACATCATTCAAAAACATCTTCAAGCCCTGGCCAATGATTTTCAACGCTTTGAAAAGAGAATGGATAAATTATCCAAACACATTGACTTGGCACATCAGGACGTTAATGAAGTCAATACATCAGCCAAAAAGATCACTTCCAGATTCCAAAAAATTGAATCGGTCGATATCGAATTGGATGAACACGAAGTAACTCAATTAGAATTGGTCGAGTCTGAATCCATCTAA